In the genome of Ignavibacteriales bacterium, one region contains:
- a CDS encoding ABC transporter permease has product MIQNYLKIAFRNLIKFKAYSLINILGLATGTTACLLILLYVQDELSFDLHHKNVDRIYRVYADAMLGNNKLNFAVSSAPMGAALVQDYPEVENYVRLQPSQNMLIRYEDKVFTENRFLWADSTLFDVFTIPVIEGDPKTALTQPHYLVLTESSAKKYFGEEDPIEKNLIFENGQLYKVTAVVEDCKPNSHFHYDMIASMTTLEHSRSTYWISNNFYTYVLFKEGYPAGEFEKKLPDVVKKYVGPQMAQAMGVSFEKLEELGNKYDLHIQALKDIHLKSALDYELEPNGNIEYVYIFSIIAVFILLIACINFMNLATARSSMRSKEVGIRKVLGSNIYQLVRQFLTESVLLSSISVILAVTFVELLLPLFNQVSGKELETAYFTDWNSIPMLLLIAVIVGIIAGSYPAFYLSHFQPIEVLKGKSGSGKKSSWLRSGLVVFQFSISIILFVGTIVVYNQLNFVREKRLGFDKEHVLVIERSWGLESKAESFRNELLNNPNIISASNSGSMPGEIYGQTVFQPEDKPAESKFPLSTSVSGYGFDKTLGIELSEGRYFSKEFPSDTSAIIINETAVKLMNLTDPVGKRLLLLGPTPEESIPFTIIGVVKDFHFESLHQSIRPLTIFFRSTENAYTCVRLKPGDIAKTVSFIESKWEEFVPDKPFIYYFLDESFDQLYRTEQRTGEIFTAFSVLAIFIACLGLFGLAAFTAERRSKEIGIRKVLGATTPTIVYLLSKDFTRWVLLANIIAWPVAYYITTSWLEQFAYRISPNVTMFIIAGLLALLIAISTVSYQAIKVAVSNPVDALRNE; this is encoded by the coding sequence ATGATTCAGAACTATCTTAAAATAGCGTTTAGAAACCTGATCAAATTCAAAGCATATTCATTAATAAATATTCTTGGACTTGCCACCGGTACAACTGCCTGCCTGCTTATACTACTTTATGTACAGGACGAACTGAGTTTTGATCTGCATCATAAAAATGTCGACAGGATTTACAGGGTGTACGCTGATGCAATGCTCGGCAATAACAAACTGAACTTTGCAGTTAGTTCAGCGCCGATGGGTGCGGCACTTGTGCAGGATTATCCCGAGGTTGAAAATTATGTCCGGTTGCAGCCATCGCAAAATATGTTGATCAGGTATGAAGATAAAGTTTTCACAGAAAACAGGTTCTTATGGGCTGACTCAACTTTATTTGATGTTTTTACAATTCCGGTTATCGAAGGTGATCCTAAAACAGCACTTACACAACCGCATTATCTTGTTCTTACTGAATCATCCGCAAAAAAATATTTTGGTGAAGAAGATCCGATTGAAAAAAACTTAATATTTGAAAACGGACAATTGTACAAAGTCACAGCGGTAGTTGAAGACTGCAAACCCAACTCACATTTTCATTACGATATGATTGCTTCGATGACAACGCTGGAACACAGCAGAAGCACATATTGGATAAGCAATAATTTTTATACTTACGTCTTGTTCAAAGAAGGGTATCCAGCCGGGGAATTTGAAAAAAAACTTCCTGATGTTGTTAAAAAATATGTAGGTCCTCAAATGGCGCAAGCTATGGGAGTTAGTTTTGAAAAACTTGAAGAACTTGGCAACAAATATGATCTACACATTCAGGCATTAAAAGATATTCATTTAAAATCTGCACTTGATTATGAACTTGAACCGAACGGCAATATCGAATACGTATATATCTTTTCAATAATTGCGGTGTTTATACTTCTTATCGCCTGCATAAATTTTATGAATCTTGCAACCGCCAGATCATCGATGAGATCAAAGGAAGTCGGAATAAGGAAAGTACTCGGATCAAATATTTACCAGCTTGTAAGACAGTTTTTGACTGAATCAGTTTTGCTCAGTTCAATTTCGGTTATACTTGCCGTTACTTTTGTTGAACTTCTTCTTCCTCTTTTCAACCAGGTATCGGGTAAAGAATTGGAGACAGCTTATTTTACTGATTGGAATTCTATTCCAATGCTTTTACTCATTGCGGTTATTGTAGGAATAATTGCAGGCAGTTACCCGGCATTTTATTTATCACACTTTCAGCCGATTGAAGTATTAAAAGGTAAATCAGGTTCAGGCAAAAAAAGTTCATGGTTAAGAAGCGGGCTTGTGGTATTCCAGTTTTCAATTTCAATAATACTGTTTGTAGGAACAATAGTAGTCTATAATCAACTGAATTTTGTAAGAGAAAAACGATTAGGATTTGATAAAGAACATGTACTGGTAATCGAAAGATCATGGGGCCTTGAAAGTAAAGCAGAATCATTCAGAAATGAGTTACTAAACAATCCCAATATTATTAGTGCCAGCAATTCAGGTTCAATGCCGGGAGAAATTTATGGTCAAACTGTATTTCAGCCCGAAGACAAACCTGCTGAATCTAAATTTCCTTTATCAACTTCGGTTTCGGGTTACGGTTTTGATAAAACACTTGGAATTGAACTATCTGAAGGAAGATATTTTTCAAAAGAATTTCCGTCGGATACTTCTGCCATAATAATTAATGAAACAGCAGTCAAACTTATGAATTTAACAGACCCTGTAGGTAAAAGATTGTTGTTGTTAGGACCGACTCCTGAGGAAAGTATTCCGTTTACAATTATAGGTGTGGTTAAAGATTTTCATTTTGAATCTCTTCATCAGTCAATCAGACCATTGACTATATTTTTCAGATCGACTGAGAATGCTTACACGTGTGTAAGATTAAAGCCCGGTGATATCGCGAAAACAGTTTCTTTCATAGAATCGAAATGGGAAGAATTTGTCCCTGACAAACCTTTTATTTATTACTTCCTTGATGAAAGTTTTGACCAGTTATACAGAACCGAACAACGCACCGGTGAAATCTTTACAGCATTTTCTGTGCTGGCAATTTTTATAGCTTGTTTAGGTTTGTTCGGACTTGCAGCATTCACCGCTGAAAGAAGAAGCAAAGAAATTGGTATAAGAAAAGTATTGGGTGCAACAACTCCGACAATTGTTTACCTGCTTTCTAAAGATTTTACAAGATGGGTATTGCTTGCTAACATCATCGCCTGGCCTGTAGCATATTACATTACAACAAGCTGGCTTGAACAGTTTGCATACAGAATTTCACCCAATGTTACAATGTTCATCATTGCCGGATTACTTGCACTGCTTATTGCTATCAGTACTGTCAGCTACCAGGCAATTAAAGTCGCGGTTTCAAATCCGGTGGACGCATTACGCAATGAATAA
- a CDS encoding ABC transporter ATP-binding protein, translating to MIKVKSLEKHYSNKFSKAFVLRNINIDIKQGEFVSIMGPSGSGKSTLLYILGMLDSEYQGEYFFNEEAVHKLNEKQLTELHKSKIGFVFQSFHLINELTVYENLEMPLLYQKVPGEERKSRIADLLDRFNIVAKKDLFPEQLSGGHQQLTAIARAIIGEPELILADEPTGNLHSDQGKEIMELLKNLNNKGKTIIQVTHSEFNASFGDRIIKLNDGWIEN from the coding sequence ATGATCAAAGTAAAAAGTTTAGAAAAGCATTACTCCAATAAGTTTTCAAAAGCATTTGTACTTAGGAACATTAATATTGATATAAAGCAGGGAGAATTTGTATCGATCATGGGTCCCTCCGGTTCAGGCAAATCAACATTGCTCTATATACTGGGTATGCTTGATTCAGAATACCAGGGCGAATACTTTTTTAATGAAGAAGCGGTGCACAAGCTTAATGAAAAACAGTTAACCGAATTGCATAAATCAAAGATCGGTTTTGTATTTCAAAGTTTTCATCTTATAAACGAGTTAACAGTTTATGAGAACCTTGAAATGCCTCTGCTTTATCAAAAGGTTCCGGGTGAAGAAAGAAAAAGCAGGATTGCTGATCTGCTTGACAGGTTTAATATCGTAGCGAAGAAAGATCTTTTTCCCGAACAGCTTTCAGGCGGGCATCAGCAGTTAACTGCTATTGCGCGTGCAATAATCGGTGAGCCTGAATTAATTCTAGCGGATGAACCTACGGGAAATCTTCACTCCGACCAGGGAAAAGAAATTATGGAATTATTAAAGAACCTGAATAACAAAGGTAAAACGATTATACAGGTTACTCATTCAGAATTTAACGCATCGTTCGGTGACAGAATAATTAAACTGAATGATGGATGGATTGAAAATTAA
- a CDS encoding ABC transporter permease translates to MLRNYLRISLRNLKKEKVSSVINIVGLAVGLTCFITLALFVYDDLSYDKGYNNSENIYRAGLKIVLNGTEAIGSKTAGPLGPTLLKDFPELETYARIGYFGNQIFEYGEKSHREWSIYWVDSTFFDVFSLTFIRGDAKTALTQPNSIVITEKIAQKYFGDENPIGKILVSDQKGGYKVTGVINPFPQNSHFRCEILASIITYPIIDEPIWLESWYSTYIVLKNGTDPKILEEKINKATPEYVGSQVQAALGVSLEEVLNNGNEYRFFLQPFEDIYLYSDEYGIDPNTEWGDVRTSNASYTYAFSAIAVFILLLAVINFMNLATARSERRAKEVGIRKTLGSSKLKLMLQFFIESILMSVIAIIIALALLELTLPSFNRFVGRDLQLNLFSSPYTILLLSGFALLVGVLAGSYPALYLSSFQPIHVLKSGSSTGRRKSYFRNSLVVVQFSVSILMLVGTMVIKNQLDFMQDKNLGFKKDQLVLIHKPGLTGFLQNKIEALKNEFLKNPGVVSVTNSARMFDPGIPGHGYIFNQTTSTEPIPMQVVQADYDFLNTYQIELASGRFFSKEFPSDTLNLLVNEAALIDFGTTDVLGKTLNQIKSYSDAKSYSIIGVVKDFNYETLHKKVRPLVIILNPEVENSGTISVRIRPENMQATISYLESVWDEFTNNEYFNYSFVDEHLASLYEREEKTASITSIFSVLAIFIACLGLFGLAAFVTEQRTKEIGIRKVLGASVPEIIILLSREFALWVLIANIIAWPVAFFVMNNWLEGFAFRINLDITVFLFAGTTALIIALITVSMHAVRAGIANPVESLRNE, encoded by the coding sequence TTGTTACGGAATTATTTAAGAATATCACTCAGGAATCTGAAGAAAGAAAAAGTTTCTTCGGTAATAAATATTGTAGGACTTGCTGTTGGTCTTACCTGTTTTATTACGCTTGCACTATTCGTTTATGACGATCTGAGTTATGATAAAGGTTATAACAATTCAGAAAATATTTATCGTGCCGGATTGAAGATCGTACTTAATGGAACCGAGGCAATTGGTTCTAAAACTGCCGGACCGTTAGGACCAACTCTGTTAAAGGATTTTCCTGAATTAGAGACATACGCAAGAATAGGATATTTCGGCAACCAGATTTTTGAGTACGGGGAAAAGTCGCACAGGGAATGGAGCATCTACTGGGTTGATTCAACTTTTTTTGATGTGTTCAGTTTAACTTTTATCAGAGGCGATGCAAAAACAGCATTAACCCAGCCGAACTCAATTGTAATAACAGAAAAGATAGCGCAAAAATATTTTGGTGATGAAAACCCGATAGGTAAAATTCTTGTTTCAGATCAGAAAGGCGGTTACAAAGTAACAGGAGTTATAAATCCTTTTCCGCAAAATTCACACTTCAGGTGTGAAATTTTAGCTTCAATAATTACTTACCCGATTATTGATGAACCAATATGGCTTGAATCATGGTACAGTACGTACATTGTTTTAAAGAATGGAACTGATCCAAAAATCCTTGAAGAAAAAATTAATAAAGCTACACCTGAGTATGTCGGTTCACAGGTTCAGGCTGCACTTGGTGTATCGCTTGAAGAAGTTCTTAACAATGGAAATGAATACAGGTTCTTTCTTCAGCCGTTCGAAGATATATATCTGTATTCAGATGAATATGGAATTGATCCGAACACTGAATGGGGTGATGTAAGGACAAGCAATGCATCATACACTTATGCATTTTCAGCGATTGCGGTTTTCATATTGCTACTCGCCGTCATTAATTTTATGAACCTTGCTACAGCAAGATCTGAAAGAAGAGCAAAAGAAGTAGGGATAAGAAAGACGCTTGGTTCAAGTAAGCTGAAACTTATGCTCCAGTTTTTTATTGAATCAATTCTGATGAGTGTTATAGCAATAATTATTGCACTTGCTTTGCTTGAATTAACTCTGCCTTCATTTAACAGGTTTGTCGGAAGGGACCTTCAATTAAACCTGTTCAGCAGTCCTTACACCATTCTATTACTTAGTGGTTTTGCTCTCTTGGTCGGGGTACTTGCTGGAAGTTATCCCGCTCTGTATCTCTCTTCATTCCAGCCGATACATGTTTTAAAATCAGGTTCATCAACAGGCAGAAGAAAAAGTTATTTCCGCAATTCATTAGTAGTCGTTCAATTTTCTGTATCCATTTTAATGCTTGTCGGCACAATGGTTATTAAAAATCAGCTGGACTTTATGCAGGATAAAAATCTTGGATTTAAAAAAGATCAACTGGTATTAATACACAAACCAGGTTTAACCGGATTTCTTCAAAATAAAATTGAAGCATTAAAAAATGAATTTCTAAAAAATCCCGGAGTTGTAAGCGTTACAAATTCAGCGCGGATGTTTGATCCCGGCATACCGGGTCATGGTTATATCTTTAACCAGACAACAAGCACAGAGCCAATACCTATGCAGGTTGTTCAGGCAGATTATGATTTTCTAAATACATACCAGATCGAACTGGCATCCGGAAGATTTTTTTCAAAAGAATTTCCGTCTGATACTTTAAATCTACTTGTTAATGAAGCGGCATTGATTGATTTTGGAACGACCGATGTACTCGGGAAAACTCTGAACCAGATAAAAAGTTATTCGGATGCAAAATCATATTCGATAATAGGAGTTGTTAAAGACTTCAATTATGAAACTCTGCACAAAAAGGTTCGTCCTTTAGTTATCATTTTAAACCCCGAAGTAGAAAATTCCGGCACTATTTCAGTTCGAATCAGACCTGAAAACATGCAGGCAACTATAAGTTACCTTGAGAGTGTATGGGATGAATTTACAAACAATGAGTACTTCAATTATTCATTTGTTGATGAACATCTTGCTTCACTTTATGAACGTGAAGAAAAAACCGCATCAATCACTTCAATCTTTTCCGTGCTTGCAATTTTTATAGCATGCCTCGGACTTTTTGGTCTTGCTGCATTTGTTACTGAACAAAGAACCAAAGAGATCGGAATAAGAAAAGTTCTTGGCGCATCTGTTCCTGAAATTATAATACTCCTATCAAGAGAATTTGCTTTGTGGGTTTTAATAGCGAACATCATAGCATGGCCGGTTGCTTTCTTTGTAATGAATAACTGGCTTGAGGGATTTGCTTTCAGAATTAATTTAGATATAACTGTATTTCTGTTTGCCGGTACAACAGCACTCATCATAGCGTTAATCACTGTCAGCATGCATGCTGTCAGAGCCGGGATTGCTAACCCGGTTGAATCACTTAGGAATGAATAA
- a CDS encoding ABC transporter ATP-binding protein: protein MLKTANLKKIYTTEEVETTALNNVNIEIEKGEFVSIMGPSGCGKSTLLNILGLLDNPSEGEFYFLDKEVSKYSERQRAQMRKENIGFVFQSFNLIDELTVYENVELPLLYLGHSTSERKIKVNESLEKMEIMHRANHFPQQLSGGQQQRVAVGRAIVGNPKLILADEPTGNLDSARGDEVMNLLTTLNSNGTTIVMVTHSPTYAEYGNRVIHLFDGHVVTENYKEKFHV, encoded by the coding sequence ATGTTAAAGACTGCAAACCTGAAAAAAATCTACACAACTGAAGAAGTTGAAACGACCGCATTAAACAATGTGAATATCGAAATTGAAAAAGGAGAATTTGTCTCAATAATGGGCCCATCTGGCTGTGGCAAATCAACTCTGCTGAACATACTTGGTTTACTTGATAATCCGAGCGAAGGTGAATTTTATTTTCTTGACAAGGAAGTATCTAAGTATTCAGAACGTCAGCGCGCGCAGATGCGAAAAGAAAATATCGGGTTTGTGTTTCAAAGTTTTAATCTGATTGACGAATTAACAGTTTATGAAAATGTCGAGCTTCCTTTGTTATATCTCGGTCACTCCACATCAGAAAGAAAAATTAAAGTGAATGAATCATTGGAGAAAATGGAAATAATGCACCGTGCAAATCACTTTCCCCAGCAATTATCCGGCGGTCAGCAGCAGAGAGTCGCAGTTGGTCGTGCAATTGTCGGTAACCCGAAATTAATTCTGGCGGATGAACCAACCGGTAATCTTGATTCAGCAAGAGGCGATGAAGTAATGAATCTTCTTACAACTCTCAATTCAAACGGAACTACAATTGTAATGGTAACACATTCACCTACATACGCAGAATATGGCAACCGTGTTATTCATTTGTTCGATGGACATGTAGTAACGGAAAATTATAAAGAAAAATTTCACGTGTAA
- a CDS encoding efflux RND transporter periplasmic adaptor subunit, with product MDRKIEKKNWTPKKIIITGLGSVFIIVVLYNFVLGDKSTRLNVDNEKITIGSVKYEPFQEFIPITGTVQPIQTFFLDVSDGGRVVERFVEEGAFVNAGDPIVKFDNAQLTLSIIYNEANVFQQINSLRSTRLAFEQNKLNLQGQLLDLDYQILERKRVYENNTKLFEKNLISKNEYDLSKDQFEYMVRKKALTMETYRQDSIFRAEQINQLEISVQQLQQNLGVTKTQLENLTVRAPIKGQLTSLRAEIGQSISPGQNLGQIDVIDSFKVRASIDEHYIARVNPGQTGEFTFAGETYNLIIKTVYPQVANGRFEVDMHFTGTVPTTIRRGQTLQIRLELGELSNALTVERGGFYQTTGGQWIFVVDNSGDFAIRRDIKLGRQNSQVFEVLEGLKEGEKVVTSSYENYRDIEKLVLK from the coding sequence ATGGACAGAAAAATAGAAAAGAAAAATTGGACGCCTAAAAAAATAATAATAACCGGATTAGGATCGGTTTTTATCATTGTAGTTCTTTACAATTTTGTTTTGGGTGATAAAAGCACAAGACTTAATGTTGACAATGAAAAAATAACTATCGGTTCGGTTAAGTATGAACCATTCCAGGAATTTATACCAATTACAGGAACAGTACAGCCAATTCAAACTTTCTTTCTCGATGTAAGTGACGGAGGAAGAGTAGTTGAAAGATTTGTTGAAGAAGGCGCATTTGTTAATGCAGGAGATCCAATCGTAAAGTTTGACAACGCGCAATTAACACTCAGTATTATCTATAACGAAGCAAATGTCTTCCAGCAGATCAATAGCTTGCGAAGTACACGATTAGCATTTGAACAAAATAAATTAAACCTGCAGGGTCAGCTGCTTGATCTCGATTACCAGATACTCGAACGCAAAAGAGTTTATGAGAATAACACAAAACTTTTTGAAAAGAATCTTATTTCGAAAAATGAATACGATCTTTCCAAAGATCAGTTCGAATATATGGTACGGAAAAAAGCCCTGACTATGGAAACATACCGCCAGGATTCGATATTCAGAGCTGAACAAATAAATCAACTTGAAATTTCAGTTCAGCAGCTTCAGCAAAATCTTGGCGTGACAAAAACTCAGCTTGAAAATCTTACTGTTCGCGCCCCGATCAAAGGTCAGTTAACTTCTCTTCGCGCCGAAATTGGTCAGTCAATTTCTCCGGGACAAAATCTTGGACAGATTGATGTGATCGATTCATTTAAAGTAAGAGCATCGATCGATGAACATTACATTGCAAGAGTAAATCCCGGGCAGACCGGCGAATTTACTTTTGCTGGAGAAACCTATAACCTGATTATTAAGACAGTGTACCCCCAGGTTGCCAACGGCAGATTTGAAGTGGACATGCATTTTACTGGTACAGTGCCTACAACTATAAGACGCGGACAAACACTTCAGATACGGCTTGAGCTCGGTGAATTATCTAATGCTCTCACTGTTGAAAGAGGAGGCTTTTATCAGACAACAGGCGGACAATGGATTTTTGTTGTTGATAATTCAGGAGACTTCGCAATACGCCGCGATATAAAACTGGGTCGTCAGAACTCACAGGTATTTGAAGTGTTAGAAGGATTAAAAGAAGGTGAAAAAGTAGTTACATCTTCTTATGAAAATTACAGGGATATTGAAAAATTAGTTTTAAAATAA
- a CDS encoding sigma-54-dependent Fis family transcriptional regulator, which translates to MEKSSGRVLIVDDNEDILLAAKLLLKPHASYIYTEKNPENIPQLIKSENFDVIFLDMNFTQDMTSGQEGFFWLKEIFKYDAAAIVILITAYGDVETAVRAVKEGATDFVLKPWQNEKFLTTYSAALKLRYSQLETNNLRQRQKLMQDDFNKKFPELIGNSPAMQNIFHTIEKVASTDANVLILGENGTGKELVAHALHKQSRRSGEPFINVDMGAITKTLFESELFGHVKGAFTDAREDRPGRFEIASGGTLFLDEIGNIPPELQSKLLTVLQSRTVARVGANKSKSFDIRLICATNMPIYQMVSEQKFRQDLLYRINTIEITLPPLRERTEDIPLLTDHFLSVYTRKYNKPDLKINEKTINKLIHYSWPGNIRELQHALERSVILCESDELLPSDFFLQGAITNEEKFIVDNYNLEEVEKMVIKKVITDNEGNITKAAKELGLTRTSLYRRMEKYGL; encoded by the coding sequence ATGGAAAAAAGTTCAGGACGAGTATTGATCGTCGATGATAACGAAGACATTCTGCTTGCAGCAAAATTATTGCTCAAACCACATGCCTCTTATATTTATACAGAAAAGAATCCTGAAAATATTCCCCAATTAATAAAATCAGAAAACTTCGATGTTATTTTCCTTGATATGAATTTTACTCAGGATATGACAAGCGGACAGGAAGGATTTTTCTGGCTTAAGGAAATATTTAAGTATGATGCCGCCGCAATTGTAATTCTGATAACAGCATACGGCGATGTTGAAACAGCAGTAAGAGCTGTAAAAGAAGGTGCCACAGATTTTGTTTTGAAACCATGGCAGAATGAAAAATTCCTTACAACGTATTCTGCTGCATTGAAGCTGAGATATTCTCAACTGGAAACGAATAATCTACGTCAAAGACAGAAGCTGATGCAGGATGATTTCAATAAAAAATTTCCCGAGCTTATCGGAAACTCTCCTGCAATGCAGAATATTTTTCATACAATCGAAAAAGTTGCTTCAACAGATGCAAATGTACTGATACTTGGTGAAAACGGAACGGGAAAAGAACTTGTAGCACACGCACTTCATAAACAATCACGACGTTCAGGCGAACCATTCATAAATGTTGATATGGGAGCCATTACCAAAACTTTATTCGAAAGTGAATTATTCGGACATGTTAAAGGTGCATTTACAGACGCAAGAGAAGATAGACCGGGTAGATTTGAAATTGCTTCTGGAGGTACATTATTTTTAGATGAGATCGGGAACATTCCGCCGGAACTGCAATCTAAATTGCTAACCGTACTTCAAAGCAGAACAGTTGCAAGAGTCGGCGCAAACAAAAGCAAATCGTTTGATATAAGATTAATATGTGCTACGAACATGCCGATTTATCAAATGGTTTCTGAACAAAAATTCAGACAGGATTTATTGTACAGGATAAATACAATCGAAATAACATTACCCCCATTGAGAGAAAGGACCGAAGATATTCCCCTGCTTACTGATCACTTCCTTTCTGTCTATACAAGGAAGTACAATAAACCCGATCTGAAAATAAATGAAAAGACAATAAATAAACTTATTCATTATTCCTGGCCCGGAAATATTCGTGAACTTCAGCATGCACTTGAAAGAAGTGTCATTTTATGTGAAAGTGATGAACTGCTGCCTTCAGATTTTTTTCTGCAGGGTGCAATTACAAACGAAGAAAAATTTATTGTTGATAATTACAATTTAGAAGAAGTCGAAAAAATGGTGATAAAAAAAGTTATTACTGATAATGAAGGTAATATTACAAAAGCCGCTAAAGAACTCGGGCTGACAAGAACATCACTTTACAGGAGAATGGAAAAATACGGTCTATAA
- a CDS encoding SpoIIE family protein phosphatase, which translates to MKSFRIKVVIRVLLLAITIFLLFYLYQQGVFAATLIIISVIVALQIISLIRFVETTNRELSKFFLSVKHSDFSQSFLKQDLGPTFNELSNSLSNVINQFQIARSEKEEHFQYLQTIVKHIGTGMISFRDNGQIELMNDAAKELLGTSEIKNIQSLSAYNENFVQTLKNIKSGERELLKIETDKKIIELSLFATEFKLRNTRFTLVTLQDISSELERERLSSELEIARQVQRRLLPTSNPNVKGYSIAGLCIPANEVGGDYYDFIQIDENKLGFVIADVSGKGLPAAFYMTLTKGIFQSFAKSKLSPKEVLIKINSLLYSTIERGSFVTMFYGVLDISSGKFQLARAGHEPAIFVSEKEKQTTFIRPQGLGLGLEDGHVFAQSIVETELQLNDGDLLFFYTDGFTDARNRLSEEFGKDSILSLMNRVNGLSSEDLVRAVSNEISNYSRGVPQFDDMTFIAVKTDNKS; encoded by the coding sequence ATGAAGTCTTTCAGAATTAAAGTTGTTATCCGGGTACTGCTTCTTGCAATAACAATATTCCTGTTGTTCTATCTTTACCAGCAGGGAGTTTTTGCTGCGACATTAATTATTATTTCTGTAATAGTTGCACTCCAGATCATATCACTGATAAGATTTGTAGAAACCACTAACCGTGAGTTGAGTAAATTCTTTCTTTCCGTTAAACACTCTGATTTTTCGCAATCATTTCTTAAACAGGATCTTGGTCCGACTTTCAATGAATTAAGCAACTCACTATCAAACGTGATCAACCAGTTCCAGATTGCGCGCTCAGAAAAAGAAGAACATTTTCAATACCTGCAGACTATAGTTAAGCATATCGGAACCGGTATGATCTCTTTTCGTGATAACGGACAGATTGAATTAATGAATGATGCCGCAAAAGAATTACTCGGTACATCTGAAATAAAAAATATTCAAAGTCTTTCGGCTTACAATGAAAATTTTGTTCAGACATTAAAGAATATTAAATCCGGCGAACGCGAGCTCTTGAAAATCGAGACGGATAAAAAAATAATTGAGCTTTCATTATTTGCAACTGAATTTAAACTGAGGAATACGCGATTCACGCTGGTTACATTGCAGGATATAAGCAGCGAACTTGAGCGGGAAAGGCTTTCGAGTGAACTTGAAATTGCAAGGCAGGTTCAAAGAAGACTTCTACCGACTTCAAATCCTAATGTAAAAGGCTATTCAATTGCTGGCTTATGTATCCCTGCGAATGAAGTCGGCGGAGACTATTATGATTTCATACAGATAGATGAAAACAAACTTGGTTTTGTAATTGCCGATGTTTCCGGCAAAGGATTGCCAGCCGCATTCTATATGACTCTTACTAAAGGTATTTTTCAATCATTCGCAAAGAGTAAATTATCACCTAAAGAAGTACTCATCAAAATAAACTCCCTGCTTTACAGCACAATTGAACGCGGTTCATTTGTAACAATGTTTTATGGTGTTTTAGATATATCCTCAGGAAAATTTCAACTGGCAAGAGCCGGACACGAGCCTGCTATATTTGTAAGTGAAAAAGAAAAACAAACAACTTTTATAAGACCGCAGGGGCTCGGATTGGGACTTGAGGATGGTCATGTTTTTGCACAAAGCATTGTTGAAACTGAACTTCAGTTAAATGATGGCGATTTGCTTTTCTTTTATACCGACGGATTTACTGATGCAAGGAACAGGCTTAGCGAAGAATTTGGTAAGGATAGTATTTTAAGTTTAATGAATCGTGTAAACGGACTGAGTTCAGAAGATCTTGTCCGCGCTGTGTCAAATGAAATTTCAAATTACTCCCGCGGTGTTCCGCAATTTGATGATATGACTTTTATAGCAGTTAAAACAGATAACAAATCCTGA